The Blastocatellia bacterium genome contains the following window.
CGTGTTGCCTTGTTCGATCTTCCCAATGTCAGCCACAGGGACATCGGCCGTGACCGTCACAGCTTGCTCGATCTGTCCGACTTCCAGCGTGACATCCACGACGGCCGTTCGACCAGCCGTGAGCGTGATGCCCGAGCGCACGGCTCGCTTGAATCCAGTGGCTTCCACACTGACTTCGTAGCGGCCAAGTGGCAGCAACGTCGCGCGATAAAATCCCCGCTCATTCGTCGTCAGCGTTCGCGCATACCCCGTGTCCAGATTGACGATGCGTACAGTGGCTCCAGAAACGACCGCTCCTGATGGGTCCATCACAATCCCCTCGATGACCCCATCGGTCGCCTGTGCCTGAATGAGCAGAAACGTCGCGAGAAGCAAGTTCTTCATACCCCCCTCCTGCTTTAAAGTCGCGCGACCAAATCGGCGAGTTGTCGCTCGACGAGTTGAAGAGCTGAGAAGACGGCGCCATAGAGTTGCGCCTGATCTCTCAACGCCGAGGCGACGACAACCGGTTTGGCCGGAACCGTTCGTTCGAGAGCCGCTCGAATGGGTTCGAGGAGCATCTCCCCGGCTAAGCTCACCCCCCCACCGAGCACAATCATCTCTGGATCGAGCACCGTGGCTAGATTGGCGACGGCTGTGCCGAGGTACTCGATGGCTTCTTCTACCACGCGCTGAGCGGCCGCATCGCCCTGACGGGCAGCCTCGAAGATCGCCCGAGCGTCCGACAGACGTGGGCGCTTCATCTCCCGACGGGCACGAGCGGTCAGAGCGGGCCCAGACGCGCGTAGTTCCAAGAATCCCAATTCGCGGAATTCCTGCCACAATGCCTTCGGGTCTAAGAGCATGTAGCCGACTTCTCCGGCTGCATGCGTGGCGCCGCGATAGAGCATCCCATTGATGAGCAAGCCCGCCCCGATCCCCGCGCCGATGGCGATGAAGACGACGTTCTGGCGTCCTTGCGCGACTCCGCGCCAGTGTTCGCCCAGGACGGCCATGTTCACGTCATTGTCCACATGAACGGGAAGGCGCAGCGCTTCCTCTAGGAGTTTGCGCAAGGGGACGTCGCGCCAACCCGGGAGATTCGGGGCATGGCGGACGACACCGCTCTCGACATCGGTGATGCCGGGAGCGCCGATGGCCATTCCCTTCACCTGGCGCCATCGCAAACCCATCGTCTGGACGAGCTGGCGGCTGAGTCGGACGATTTGCTCTACGACAGTGCGCGCATGAGGAGGTGCCTTTCGCGTCGGCTCTTCCAATTGCGCAAGGAAATCGCCGTTGAGATCCGCTAAAGCGACGCGCACGCGCGTCCCTCCCAGGTCCGCGCCGAGCACGTATCCGAAGCGCGCGTTGAAGCGCAAGAGCACCGGCGGTCGTCCACCGCGAGATTCGCCTGTGCCTTCTTCGATGAGCAATCCAGCGCGCACGAGCTTCGCCACCAACGTGGAGACAGCCGGGGGACTCAAGCCCGAACGACGCACCAGCTCCGCCCGCGAGGTCCTCCCAGAGGCCCGCACGAGCTCCAACAACGCCAGCATGTTCAACCGCTTGAGGAGCCCGTGATTGGCCGGAGTCGCCGAATTGTATCCATGCTCGCCCATGACTTTGTTCGAGAAGATAATAAACTGTTTCGTCTCCATGTCAAGCCCCGGCGAGCGATTTCGCTCGTCGTTCGGATGCCTCCTTTACAATGGGGCGTCGCTCGATTTACCATGCCCAGGTATGCCGAAGGTAGGGTGGATCAGCCTCGGGTGTCCGAAGAACCTCGTGGACAGCGAGGTCATGATGGGATGGCTCGTGCGCGAGGGATTCGCGCTCACGACGAACGTGGAGGAGGCGGAGATCCTCGTCGTGAACACGTGCGCCTTCATCGACCCGGCCCGGCGGGAATCCATCGAGACGATCTTGGAGATGGCGCAGTGGAAGGAACGCGGGCGCTGTCGCAAGCTGATCGTCACGGGATGTTTGGTCGAGCGCTATGGCGATCAATTGCGGCGCGCATTGCCCGAGGTGGATGCTATCTTGGGAACGCGAGAGCTGGAGCGCGTCGTCGAGATCTGCCGCGAGGGAGAGGAGAAGCGTCGAAAGCGTTCTTTGCCAGTTCTCTCAGCGGAGATCGCATCTCGATACGTGGAGGGTCCGACGCATCCGCGGTTGCTGACGACGCCGCGCCCCACAGCCTATCTCAAGATCGCCGAAGGCTGTGATCACACCTGTTCCTTCTGCATCATTCCCAAACTGCGCGGCCTCTTTCGGAGTCGTCCCCTGGAGTCTCTCCTCAAGGAGGCCGAGGAGTTGGCGGCGCGTGGCGTTCGAGAATTGGTGTTGGTTGCGCAGGACACGACGCACTATGGCGTGGACATCGGGATGCGAGAGGGGTTAGCGACGCTTCTACGCGCGCTGG
Protein-coding sequences here:
- a CDS encoding ROK family transcriptional regulator, with product METKQFIIFSNKVMGEHGYNSATPANHGLLKRLNMLALLELVRASGRTSRAELVRRSGLSPPAVSTLVAKLVRAGLLIEEGTGESRGGRPPVLLRFNARFGYVLGADLGGTRVRVALADLNGDFLAQLEEPTRKAPPHARTVVEQIVRLSRQLVQTMGLRWRQVKGMAIGAPGITDVESGVVRHAPNLPGWRDVPLRKLLEEALRLPVHVDNDVNMAVLGEHWRGVAQGRQNVVFIAIGAGIGAGLLINGMLYRGATHAAGEVGYMLLDPKALWQEFRELGFLELRASGPALTARARREMKRPRLSDARAIFEAARQGDAAAQRVVEEAIEYLGTAVANLATVLDPEMIVLGGGVSLAGEMLLEPIRAALERTVPAKPVVVASALRDQAQLYGAVFSALQLVERQLADLVARL